From the genome of Callithrix jacchus isolate 240 chromosome 7, calJac240_pri, whole genome shotgun sequence, one region includes:
- the LOC144576904 gene encoding uncharacterized protein LOC144576904: MKTSLPHSQGHREAQRGSAELFPQRPSEDRYSCQDVLTWVLCPAQTCHSAREQQPPESHLKMKKLILGLSLLRAETDRTFSPFTYANLVKKANKKTKHGAR, translated from the exons ATGAAAACAAGTCTCCCTCACAGCCAAGGTCACcgagaggcccagagag GTTCTGCAGAACTCTTTCCACAAAGACCCAGCGAGGACAGATACAGTTGCCAGGACGTCCTCACCTGGGTGCTGTGTCCAGCTCAGACCTGCCACAGTGCACGTGAACAGCAGCCGCCAGAGTCTCACCTGAAGATGAAGAAGCTCATTTTGGGGTTATCACTGCTGAGGGCAGAGACAGACAGGACCTTTAGCCCCTTCACATATGCAAACCTAGTAAAAAAAGCTAACAAGAAAACCAAGCACGGAGCCCGCTGA